In one Kineococcus rhizosphaerae genomic region, the following are encoded:
- a CDS encoding DUF3073 domain-containing protein, translating to MGRGRQKAKQTKVARELKYFSPDTDYNALQRELHGPDPYRQTGRQPAPEATESDVEDDSDDDSEDWSKYTATDDYDDWSSKRRA from the coding sequence ATGGGGCGCGGCCGTCAGAAGGCCAAGCAGACGAAGGTCGCTCGGGAGCTGAAGTACTTCAGCCCCGACACCGACTACAACGCTCTGCAACGTGAACTGCACGGGCCCGACCCGTACCGCCAGACGGGGCGCCAGCCGGCCCCGGAGGCGACGGAGTCTGACGTGGAAGACGACTCGGACGACGACTCCGAGGACTGGTCGAAGTACACCGCGACCGACGACTACGACGACTGGTCGTCCAAGCGCCGGGCTTGA
- the purM gene encoding phosphoribosylformylglycinamidine cyclo-ligase, with the protein MSGTTYASAGVDVVAGDRAVELMKASVARTQGPEVVGGFGGFAGLFDVSVLKDFRRPLLATSTDGVGTKVAVAQALDKHDTIGSDLVGMVVDDIVVVGATPLFMTDYIACGKVDPERTAAIVAGVARACEEAGVALVGGETAEHPGLLGPDEYDVAGAVTGAVEHDELLGADRVRSGDVLVAMASSGLHSNGYSLVRRVFADAGWAYERHVDELGRTLGEELLTPTRIYAKPALATLATGGVHAMSHVTGGGLAANLARCLPGHVTAEVDRSTWTPGAVFGLVRDLGKVPVDDLERTLNLGVGMLAVVAADSAQAVVDTVEQAGIPAWVCGEVRDRTEADGASNGKGIAGGVTLLRGSHQGW; encoded by the coding sequence GTGAGTGGAACCACCTACGCCTCCGCGGGCGTCGACGTCGTCGCGGGGGACCGCGCCGTCGAGCTCATGAAGGCGTCCGTCGCCCGCACGCAGGGCCCGGAGGTGGTCGGTGGTTTCGGCGGGTTCGCCGGCCTGTTCGACGTCTCGGTGCTGAAGGACTTCCGCCGCCCGCTGCTGGCCACCAGCACCGACGGCGTGGGCACGAAGGTCGCGGTCGCCCAGGCCCTCGACAAGCACGACACCATCGGCTCCGACCTCGTCGGCATGGTCGTCGACGACATCGTCGTGGTCGGGGCCACCCCGCTGTTCATGACCGACTACATCGCCTGCGGCAAGGTCGACCCCGAGCGGACGGCCGCGATCGTCGCCGGCGTCGCCCGCGCGTGCGAGGAGGCCGGGGTCGCCCTCGTGGGCGGCGAGACGGCTGAGCACCCGGGCCTGCTGGGTCCCGACGAGTACGACGTCGCCGGCGCCGTCACCGGGGCCGTCGAGCACGACGAGCTGCTCGGCGCCGACCGCGTCCGGTCCGGTGACGTCCTCGTGGCGATGGCGTCCTCGGGGCTGCACTCCAACGGCTACTCCCTGGTCCGCCGCGTGTTCGCCGACGCCGGGTGGGCCTACGAGCGGCACGTGGACGAACTCGGCCGCACGCTCGGTGAGGAGCTGCTGACCCCGACCCGCATCTACGCCAAGCCCGCCCTGGCGACGCTGGCCACCGGTGGCGTGCACGCCATGAGCCACGTCACCGGCGGTGGCCTGGCCGCGAACCTGGCCCGCTGCCTGCCCGGGCACGTCACGGCCGAGGTCGACCGGTCCACGTGGACGCCCGGTGCGGTGTTCGGCCTCGTGCGCGACCTGGGGAAGGTCCCGGTGGACGACCTCGAGCGCACCCTCAACCTGGGCGTCGGCATGCTGGCGGTCGTGGCGGCGGACAGCGCGCAGGCGGTCGTGGACACGGTCGAGCAGGCCGGCATCCCGGCATGGGTGTGCGGTGAGGTCCGGGACCGGACCGAGGCCGACGGGGCCAGCAACGGCAAGGGGATCGCAGGAGGCGTGACGCTCCTCCGGGGATCTCACCAGGGCTGGTGA
- the purF gene encoding amidophosphoribosyltransferase, with translation MARGDGRLNHDLLPGEKGPQDACGVFGVWAPGEEVSKLTFYGLYALQHRGQEAAGIAVSNGEQILVFKDTGLVSQVFDESALESLQGHIAVGHARYSTTGGGGWQNAQPTLGDTAGGTVALAHNGNLTNQFALRDMLAERYPSTPAPVLKGRPSPSEIARGNTTDTAILTALFAGDPDHTLEATAAEVLPHVQGAFSLVFMDEHTLYAARDPQGIRPLVLGRLERGWVVASETPALDICGASFVREIEPGELIAVDADGLRSTRFAEAKPKGCVFEYVYLARPDTSINGKVVQEARVEMGRVLAREHPVEADLVIPTPESGTPAAIGYAEESGIPYGQGMVKNSYVGRTFIQPSQTIRQLGIRLKLNPLKHVVAGKRLVVVDDSIVRGNTQRALIRMLREAGAAEIHVRISSPPVKWPCFYGIDFATRAELIANGLSTEDIAQSIGADSLGYISADGMIAATEQPKERLCSACFTGEYPVPLNDLDRLGERSMDKPRLPITPVTRHQHDTPEGAQQ, from the coding sequence GTGGCCCGCGGTGACGGACGTCTGAACCACGACCTGCTCCCCGGCGAGAAGGGCCCCCAGGACGCGTGCGGCGTCTTCGGGGTCTGGGCGCCGGGTGAGGAAGTCTCCAAGCTCACCTTCTACGGCCTCTACGCCCTGCAGCACCGGGGCCAGGAGGCGGCAGGCATCGCCGTGAGCAACGGCGAGCAGATCCTCGTCTTCAAGGACACCGGCCTGGTGTCCCAGGTCTTCGACGAGTCGGCGCTGGAGTCCCTGCAGGGGCACATCGCGGTCGGGCACGCCCGCTACTCCACGACCGGTGGCGGCGGCTGGCAGAACGCCCAGCCCACCCTCGGCGACACCGCCGGCGGGACCGTGGCCCTCGCGCACAACGGGAACCTCACGAACCAGTTCGCGCTGCGCGACATGCTCGCCGAGCGGTACCCGTCGACGCCGGCGCCCGTGCTGAAGGGCCGCCCGTCGCCGTCGGAGATCGCGCGCGGCAACACCACGGACACCGCGATCCTCACCGCGCTGTTCGCCGGGGACCCCGACCACACGCTCGAGGCCACCGCGGCCGAGGTGCTCCCGCACGTGCAGGGCGCGTTCTCCCTGGTCTTCATGGACGAGCACACCCTCTACGCCGCCCGCGACCCGCAGGGCATCCGCCCGCTCGTGCTGGGGCGCCTGGAGCGCGGCTGGGTCGTCGCGTCCGAGACCCCCGCGCTCGACATCTGCGGCGCCAGCTTCGTGCGCGAGATCGAGCCGGGCGAGCTCATCGCCGTCGACGCCGACGGCCTGCGCAGCACGCGGTTCGCCGAGGCCAAGCCCAAGGGCTGCGTGTTCGAGTACGTCTACCTCGCCCGCCCGGACACCTCCATCAACGGCAAGGTCGTCCAGGAGGCCCGCGTCGAGATGGGCCGCGTCCTGGCCCGCGAGCACCCCGTCGAGGCCGACCTCGTCATCCCGACCCCGGAGTCGGGCACGCCCGCGGCCATCGGCTACGCCGAGGAGTCCGGCATCCCGTACGGCCAGGGCATGGTCAAGAACTCCTACGTGGGCCGCACCTTCATCCAGCCCAGCCAGACGATCCGCCAGCTCGGCATCCGACTGAAGCTCAACCCGCTCAAGCACGTCGTGGCCGGCAAGCGGCTGGTCGTCGTGGACGACTCGATCGTGCGCGGCAACACCCAGCGGGCCCTCATCCGGATGCTGCGGGAGGCGGGCGCCGCCGAGATCCACGTCCGGATCTCCTCCCCGCCGGTGAAGTGGCCGTGCTTCTACGGCATCGACTTCGCCACCCGCGCCGAGCTCATCGCCAACGGCCTGAGCACCGAGGACATCGCGCAGAGCATCGGTGCCGACTCCCTCGGCTACATCTCGGCCGACGGCATGATCGCCGCGACCGAGCAGCCGAAGGAGCGCCTGTGCTCGGCGTGCTTCACGGGGGAGTACCCCGTGCCGCTCAACGACCTCGACCGGCTCGGGGAGCGCTCGATGGACAAGCCGCGCCTCCCGATCACCCCCGTCACCCGGCACCAGCACGACACCCCCGAGGGAGCTCAGCAGTGA
- a CDS encoding sterol carrier family protein, whose translation MPARRRTDPAEGLAALRSAVRTIEEGGTPARPVLASAVRYSLEELAVRYPGGSVEVRVPPFAAVQVVDGPRHTRGTPPAVVEMDAATWLALATGTLTFDAARAGGRVQASGQRADLGDLLPLVPPVQA comes from the coding sequence ATGCCTGCGCGCCGACGCACCGACCCGGCCGAGGGCCTCGCGGCCTTGCGCTCCGCCGTCCGGACGATCGAGGAGGGCGGCACGCCCGCCCGCCCCGTCCTGGCCAGCGCGGTCCGCTACTCCCTGGAGGAGCTCGCCGTGCGGTACCCGGGCGGCAGCGTGGAGGTCCGCGTCCCGCCGTTCGCGGCCGTCCAGGTCGTCGACGGCCCCCGGCACACCCGGGGCACCCCGCCGGCCGTCGTCGAGATGGACGCGGCCACCTGGCTGGCGCTGGCCACGGGGACGCTGACCTTCGACGCGGCCCGGGCGGGTGGGCGCGTGCAGGCCAGCGGCCAGCGCGCCGACCTGGGGGACCTGCTGCCGCTCGTGCCGCCGGTGCAGGCCTGA
- a CDS encoding MFS transporter, giving the protein MSSTRRHRLGFLVVASAFAVAMAFATVPTPLWALYRVRDGLPTVVVTVAFAVYAAGVAIALFTVGHLSDHLGRRRVLVPALALEAVAALALTLTPNVVVLVVARVVTGLAVGAVTPTATAWLAELHGRSAARRPGTAAVVATAANLGGLGLGSLVAGFLVGHLGDPLRVPHLVFLVLLVVSAAAVRSVPETVTAQHRPYRVQRVAVPAAARGRYLAAALASFGLFAVLGLFSSLAPAVLASLGHTGAVPGGLTAASVFAAAALSQVLLVTLPAHHQLRLGLVLTAAGVVVLGAGVLAGTVALFVGGGVVAGAGVGVLLKGTLTTATSLAPAGSRGEATAGIFLAGYLGMAVPALAVGFSSSAGVAFTVSVPVLAAVVLLVLASVALALRANPAPATA; this is encoded by the coding sequence ATGAGCAGCACCCGCCGGCACCGCCTCGGATTCCTCGTCGTGGCCTCCGCGTTCGCCGTCGCCATGGCCTTCGCCACCGTCCCCACCCCGCTGTGGGCCCTCTACCGCGTCCGCGACGGGCTGCCGACCGTCGTGGTCACCGTGGCCTTCGCCGTCTACGCGGCCGGGGTCGCGATCGCGCTGTTCACCGTCGGGCACCTGTCCGACCACCTCGGCCGCCGCCGCGTCCTCGTCCCCGCCCTGGCCCTGGAGGCCGTCGCGGCGCTGGCCCTGACGCTCACGCCGAACGTCGTCGTCCTGGTCGTGGCCCGCGTCGTCACCGGGCTGGCCGTCGGCGCGGTCACGCCCACCGCCACCGCCTGGCTCGCCGAGCTGCACGGGCGCAGCGCCGCGCGCCGGCCGGGCACCGCCGCCGTCGTGGCGACCGCCGCGAACCTCGGCGGTCTCGGCCTCGGTTCCCTGGTCGCCGGGTTCCTCGTCGGGCACCTCGGGGACCCGCTGCGCGTCCCGCACCTGGTGTTCCTGGTCCTGCTCGTCGTCTCGGCCGCGGCCGTCCGGTCCGTCCCCGAGACCGTCACCGCGCAGCACCGGCCCTACCGCGTCCAGCGCGTCGCCGTCCCCGCCGCCGCCCGCGGCCGCTACCTCGCCGCGGCCCTGGCCTCCTTCGGCCTGTTCGCCGTCCTGGGGCTGTTCAGCTCCCTGGCCCCGGCCGTCCTCGCCTCGCTGGGGCACACCGGCGCCGTCCCCGGCGGCCTCACCGCGGCCTCCGTCTTCGCCGCCGCCGCGCTGAGCCAGGTGCTGCTCGTGACGCTGCCCGCGCACCACCAGCTGCGCCTCGGCCTGGTCCTGACCGCCGCCGGGGTCGTCGTCCTCGGGGCCGGGGTGCTCGCCGGGACCGTGGCCCTGTTCGTCGGCGGCGGGGTCGTCGCCGGCGCCGGCGTGGGCGTCCTGCTCAAGGGGACGCTCACCACCGCCACGTCCCTGGCCCCGGCCGGCTCGCGCGGCGAGGCCACCGCCGGGATCTTCCTCGCGGGGTACCTAGGGATGGCCGTCCCGGCGCTCGCCGTCGGCTTCAGCTCCTCGGCCGGGGTCGCGTTCACCGTCTCCGTGCCCGTCCTGGCGGCCGTCGTCCTGCTGGTGCTGGCCTCCGTCGCGCTGGCGCTGCGGGCGAACCCGGCCCCCGCGACGGCCTGA
- a CDS encoding LysR family transcriptional regulator, whose protein sequence is MELRQLEVFLAVVETGTISAAARRLGSAQSAVSTVVRALEEDLGAPLFTRTSRRAVPTDAGLALLPQARRLLAGAADARAVVRDAGDGPSGPLAVGVVTTMHPVDLPRLLHRYTTAHPRVSVSMRVVADGSRGLLRALVEGELDVAFLSWPFRPPAALDVRPLVRTSFRLLLPPEHPLAGDRPVELTDLAGERWIDGPPGFGNRLQVDALFERAGARRSVRLEVPDVSTFPRYVAAGLGVAFVPGTVPVPRGVREQAVAGDTLVWELSLASARPTAERPARRAVTAFCREVERDARVSTRGR, encoded by the coding sequence GTGGAACTGCGTCAGCTCGAGGTGTTCCTCGCCGTCGTCGAGACGGGCACGATCAGCGCGGCCGCGCGCCGGCTGGGCTCGGCGCAGTCGGCGGTGAGCACCGTGGTGCGCGCCTTGGAGGAGGACCTCGGCGCGCCGCTGTTCACCCGCACGTCCCGGCGGGCGGTGCCCACCGACGCCGGGCTGGCGCTGCTGCCGCAGGCGCGGCGGCTGCTCGCGGGGGCCGCCGACGCCAGGGCCGTGGTCCGCGACGCCGGCGACGGCCCCTCCGGTCCGCTGGCCGTGGGCGTGGTCACGACCATGCACCCCGTCGACCTGCCCCGGCTGCTGCACCGGTACACCACGGCCCACCCGCGGGTCTCGGTCTCGATGCGCGTCGTCGCCGACGGCTCGCGCGGTCTGCTGCGGGCTCTGGTGGAGGGCGAGCTCGACGTGGCGTTCCTGTCCTGGCCCTTCCGCCCGCCCGCCGCCCTCGACGTCCGTCCGCTCGTGCGGACGAGCTTCCGGCTGCTGCTGCCGCCGGAGCACCCGCTGGCCGGGGACCGTCCCGTCGAGCTCACCGACCTCGCGGGCGAACGCTGGATCGACGGCCCGCCGGGGTTCGGCAACCGGCTGCAGGTCGACGCCCTCTTCGAGCGCGCCGGGGCCCGCCGCAGCGTCCGCCTCGAGGTCCCCGACGTCTCGACGTTCCCCCGGTACGTCGCCGCGGGGCTGGGTGTCGCGTTCGTCCCCGGCACGGTCCCCGTCCCGCGGGGCGTTCGGGAGCAGGCCGTCGCCGGGGACACCCTCGTGTGGGAGCTGTCCCTGGCCTCGGCCCGGCCCACCGCGGAACGTCCCGCCCGCAGGGCGGTCACCGCGTTCTGCCGCGAGGTCGAACGGGACGCGCGGGTCAGCACTCGGGGACGTTGA
- a CDS encoding L-serine ammonia-lyase, which produces MALSVFDMFSIGIGPSSSHTVGPMRAALAFAEGLERDGLLPRVRSVTVDLHGSLGATGRGHGSDRAVVLGLLGERPELVDPDAVEGYLDEIRASRELRVLRRHAVGFDPDADVRLVTASLPAHPNGMVFTARDGDGNVLAQRTSYSVGGGFVKDDPLDAAAPVVGSGAGLPWGFRTAAELLEHCRETGLGVADLVRRNEESLRPAEEVDAGLLRIFAAMRACVDHGLVTDGTLPGGLGVRRRAPRLHAQLLAEEGSSESDVLHAMDWVSLFALAVNEENAAGGRVVTAPTNGAAGIVPAVLHFHRRFVPGADDAATVRFLLAAGGIGIVLKETGSISGAEVGCQGEVGSASAMAAAGLAEVLGGTPEQVENAAEIAVEHHLGLTCDPVGGLVQIPCIERNAVGATTAIHAARTALRGDGSHVVSLDTAIATMRQTGAHMRSEYKETSLGGLALTVVGRPAVGVNVPEC; this is translated from the coding sequence GTGGCCCTGTCCGTCTTCGACATGTTCTCGATCGGCATCGGGCCGTCGAGCTCGCACACCGTCGGTCCCATGCGCGCCGCGCTCGCCTTCGCCGAGGGGCTCGAGCGCGACGGCCTCCTGCCGCGGGTGCGCTCGGTCACGGTCGACCTGCACGGCTCCCTGGGGGCCACCGGCCGCGGGCACGGCAGCGACCGGGCCGTCGTCCTGGGCCTGCTCGGCGAACGTCCCGAACTCGTCGACCCCGACGCCGTCGAGGGGTACCTCGACGAGATCAGGGCGTCGCGGGAACTGCGGGTCCTGCGGCGGCACGCCGTGGGGTTCGACCCCGACGCCGACGTCCGGCTCGTCACGGCCTCGCTGCCCGCCCACCCCAACGGCATGGTGTTCACCGCCCGCGACGGCGACGGGAACGTCCTCGCCCAGCGGACCTCGTACTCCGTCGGCGGGGGTTTCGTGAAGGACGACCCCCTCGACGCCGCCGCCCCCGTCGTGGGGTCCGGGGCGGGGTTGCCGTGGGGTTTCCGGACGGCCGCCGAGCTGCTCGAGCACTGCCGGGAAACCGGTCTGGGCGTCGCGGACCTGGTGCGGCGCAACGAGGAGAGCCTGCGCCCGGCCGAGGAGGTCGACGCCGGCCTGCTGCGGATCTTCGCGGCCATGCGCGCCTGCGTCGACCACGGCCTCGTCACCGACGGCACCCTGCCCGGCGGGCTGGGCGTGCGCCGGCGCGCGCCGCGGCTGCACGCGCAACTGCTGGCCGAGGAGGGGTCGTCGGAGTCCGACGTCCTGCACGCCATGGACTGGGTGAGCCTGTTCGCGCTCGCCGTCAACGAGGAGAACGCCGCCGGCGGCCGGGTCGTGACCGCACCCACCAACGGCGCGGCGGGCATCGTGCCGGCCGTCCTGCACTTCCACCGGCGCTTCGTGCCCGGCGCCGACGACGCGGCGACCGTGCGCTTCCTGCTGGCGGCCGGGGGGATCGGGATCGTCCTGAAGGAGACCGGCTCGATCTCCGGGGCCGAGGTCGGGTGCCAGGGCGAGGTGGGCTCGGCGAGCGCGATGGCGGCCGCCGGGCTGGCCGAGGTCCTCGGGGGGACCCCCGAGCAGGTGGAGAACGCGGCCGAGATCGCCGTGGAGCACCACCTGGGCCTGACGTGCGACCCGGTCGGCGGGCTCGTGCAGATCCCCTGCATCGAGCGGAACGCGGTGGGGGCCACGACGGCGATCCACGCGGCGCGCACGGCGCTGCGCGGCGACGGCAGCCACGTCGTGAGCCTGGACACGGCGATCGCGACGATGCGCCAGACGGGGGCGCACATGCGCTCGGAGTACAAGGAGACGTCGCTGGGCGGGCTGGCGCTGACGGTGGTGGGCCGCCCGGCGGTGGGGGTCAACGTCCCCGAGTGCTGA
- the gcvT gene encoding glycine cleavage system aminomethyltransferase GcvT gives MSSTPSPLAAAHAALGASMTDFAGWSMPLRYASDLAEHQAVRTTAGIFDLSHMGEVRVSGPEAARALDHALVGTPSTMPLGRAAYGMVVDADGGILDDLVTYRLGEQEFLVVANAANAAVVVAALTERCAGFDAVVADETAGWALVAVQGPASLAVVGPLVDADLGALGYYRCLPAVLAGASGDVEVLLARTGYTGEDGFEVFVPVAHALAVWDALLAATREHGGVPAGLACRDTLRLEAGMPLYGHELSRDVTPFAAGLGRVVKLDKEPGGVGYDALRRLAGTEPARVLVGLRGAGRRAPRAGYAVVHDGSAVGEVTSGALSPTLGFPVAMAYVQRELSAPGTALHVDVRGTALPVEVVALPFYRRER, from the coding sequence ATGTCGAGCACCCCCAGCCCGCTCGCGGCCGCCCACGCCGCCCTCGGCGCCTCGATGACCGACTTCGCCGGCTGGTCGATGCCGCTGCGCTACGCCTCCGACCTCGCCGAGCACCAGGCCGTGCGCACCACCGCCGGGATCTTCGACCTCTCGCACATGGGCGAGGTCCGCGTCAGCGGCCCCGAGGCCGCCCGCGCCCTCGACCACGCCCTCGTCGGCACGCCGTCCACGATGCCGCTGGGGCGCGCGGCCTACGGCATGGTCGTCGACGCCGACGGCGGCATCCTCGACGACCTCGTGACCTACCGGCTCGGGGAGCAGGAGTTCCTCGTCGTCGCCAACGCCGCCAACGCGGCCGTCGTCGTGGCCGCGCTGACCGAGCGCTGCGCCGGCTTCGACGCCGTCGTCGCCGACGAGACGGCCGGCTGGGCCCTCGTCGCCGTCCAGGGCCCGGCCTCCCTGGCCGTCGTCGGCCCGCTCGTCGACGCCGACCTGGGCGCCCTGGGCTACTACCGCTGCCTGCCGGCCGTCCTGGCCGGGGCCTCGGGCGACGTGGAGGTGCTCCTGGCCCGCACCGGGTACACCGGCGAGGACGGGTTCGAGGTCTTCGTCCCCGTCGCCCACGCCCTCGCCGTCTGGGACGCCCTGCTGGCCGCGACCCGCGAGCACGGGGGCGTCCCCGCGGGCCTGGCCTGCCGCGACACCCTGCGCCTGGAGGCCGGGATGCCGCTGTACGGGCACGAGCTGAGCCGGGACGTCACGCCCTTCGCCGCCGGTCTGGGCCGCGTGGTGAAGCTCGACAAGGAACCCGGCGGCGTGGGGTACGACGCGCTCCGGCGGCTCGCCGGCACCGAGCCCGCGCGGGTCCTCGTGGGGTTGCGGGGCGCCGGGCGCCGGGCGCCGCGCGCGGGGTACGCCGTCGTGCACGACGGGTCCGCCGTCGGGGAGGTGACCAGCGGGGCCCTGTCCCCGACGCTGGGCTTCCCCGTCGCCATGGCCTACGTCCAGCGCGAGCTCTCCGCCCCCGGGACGGCGCTGCACGTCGACGTGCGCGGCACTGCGCTGCCCGTCGAGGTCGTCGCCCTGCCGTTCTACCGCCGGGAGCGCTGA
- a CDS encoding tautomerase family protein: MPLLRFDLVAGRTPAELTALLDAAHAAVVEAFEVPAGDRYQVVHQHPRGELVVHDTGLGIERTDAVVLLQVTSRPRSREQKEAFYRLLVRNLEEAAGTAPSDVVVSVVENSDADWSFGHGRAQFLTGEL; this comes from the coding sequence GTGCCCCTGCTCCGCTTCGACCTCGTCGCCGGCCGCACCCCCGCCGAGCTGACCGCCCTGCTCGACGCCGCCCACGCCGCCGTCGTCGAGGCCTTCGAGGTGCCCGCCGGCGACCGCTACCAGGTCGTCCACCAGCACCCGCGGGGCGAGCTCGTCGTCCACGACACCGGTCTGGGCATCGAGCGCACCGACGCCGTCGTGCTCCTGCAGGTGACCAGCCGCCCGCGCAGCCGCGAGCAGAAGGAGGCCTTCTACCGCCTGCTGGTGCGCAACCTGGAGGAGGCGGCCGGCACCGCGCCGAGCGACGTCGTCGTCTCCGTCGTCGAGAACTCCGACGCCGACTGGTCCTTCGGGCACGGCCGGGCGCAGTTCCTCACCGGCGAGCTCTGA
- a CDS encoding LacI family DNA-binding transcriptional regulator → MARPTIKDVAARAGVSKGMVSLALRGAPGPSAQTAARVLRAAEELGYRADRAASSLALRRSRLLGVVLDVRNAFHAELVEELQSAAEEAGYEVVLAAVTRTRGERAAVETLLDSRCEALLVLGPEASGPELAALDARVPVVVLGRRSRPGPGRGPDVVRASDEVGMRLVVEHLAGLGHREVLHVSGGAGDIAADRRAGLERAAAGAGLAVRTVDAGFDEASGVEAARRVLDGGWSGTAVAAVSDRVALGFLDVLNREGIAVPGRVSVTGYDDSPLARLGHVQLTSVSQDPAEQARSAVRLAVERLEGEPGGEPGANASDVVLEPRLVVRGTTGLVFMSE, encoded by the coding sequence GTGGCCCGCCCCACGATCAAGGACGTCGCCGCGCGCGCCGGGGTGTCGAAGGGGATGGTCTCGCTCGCCCTGCGGGGGGCGCCCGGCCCGAGCGCGCAGACGGCGGCCCGGGTCCTGCGGGCCGCCGAGGAACTGGGCTACCGCGCCGACCGGGCCGCCAGCTCGCTGGCGCTGCGCCGCTCGCGCCTGCTGGGGGTGGTGCTCGACGTCCGCAACGCCTTCCACGCCGAGCTCGTCGAGGAGCTGCAGTCGGCGGCCGAGGAGGCCGGCTACGAGGTCGTGCTCGCCGCCGTGACGCGCACGCGCGGCGAGCGGGCGGCCGTCGAGACCCTCCTGGACTCGCGGTGCGAGGCGTTGCTGGTGCTCGGCCCGGAGGCGAGCGGGCCGGAGCTGGCGGCCCTCGACGCGCGGGTCCCCGTCGTCGTGCTCGGGCGCCGTTCGCGGCCCGGGCCCGGGCGCGGCCCCGACGTCGTGCGCGCCTCCGACGAGGTCGGGATGCGGCTGGTCGTCGAGCACCTGGCCGGGCTCGGGCACCGCGAGGTGCTGCACGTCAGCGGCGGGGCCGGCGACATCGCGGCCGACCGGCGCGCGGGTCTGGAGCGGGCGGCGGCCGGGGCCGGGCTCGCCGTCCGCACGGTCGACGCCGGTTTCGACGAGGCCTCGGGGGTCGAGGCGGCGCGCCGGGTGCTCGACGGGGGGTGGTCCGGGACGGCGGTCGCGGCCGTCAGCGACCGCGTCGCCCTCGGGTTCCTCGACGTCCTGAACCGCGAGGGGATCGCCGTGCCGGGGCGGGTCTCGGTCACCGGGTACGACGACAGCCCGCTGGCCCGGCTCGGGCACGTGCAGCTCACCTCCGTCAGTCAGGACCCGGCCGAGCAGGCGCGCTCGGCCGTGCGGCTGGCGGTCGAGCGGCTGGAGGGGGAGCCGGGGGGTGAGCCGGGCGCGAACGCCTCGGACGTCGTGCTCGAACCGCGGCTGGTCGTGCGGGGTACCACTGGATTGGTCTTCATGTCAGAATGA
- a CDS encoding Gfo/Idh/MocA family protein — MSATRTRPLGVAVIGAGMAGRAHLAGYRAATTLTGGAYGEGLPPVRLVAVADAHAPFAEAAAARYGYERAETSWQAVAEADDVDAVSVVVANHLHREIVEGLLAAGKHVLCEKPLAPSVADAEAMVAAAAAHPEQVAAVGFTFRRSPAINGLREQVLNGHLGEVRHFNGHYWCDYAANPDAPISWRYEGGLGSGALADIGSHLVDLGEFFCGPLESVRGTVFSQVTTRRPKPVGAVVGHALAEVGTEFEDVENEDLATFTATFANGATGTFSVSRIAHGLPNGLGFEIFTENGAGAFDLNRTGEFTIADSTAPGAINGYRQVLVGPEHPYLAGGVPMDFPSVGHGQSDFFTFQCRAFLNEVAGGVGTPIGALPVVPPMSHGLHNLRVLDAVTRAATGTGETVPVD, encoded by the coding sequence ATGTCCGCCACCCGCACGCGACCCCTCGGCGTCGCCGTCATCGGCGCCGGCATGGCCGGCCGCGCCCACCTCGCCGGCTACCGCGCCGCCACCACCCTGACCGGCGGCGCGTACGGCGAGGGCCTGCCCCCCGTCCGCCTCGTCGCGGTCGCCGACGCCCACGCCCCCTTCGCCGAGGCCGCCGCCGCCCGCTACGGCTACGAGCGCGCCGAGACGAGCTGGCAGGCCGTCGCCGAGGCCGACGACGTCGACGCCGTCAGCGTCGTCGTCGCCAACCACCTGCACCGCGAGATCGTCGAGGGGCTGCTGGCCGCCGGCAAGCACGTCCTGTGCGAGAAGCCGCTGGCCCCCTCGGTGGCCGACGCCGAGGCGATGGTCGCCGCGGCCGCGGCCCACCCCGAGCAGGTCGCCGCCGTCGGGTTCACGTTCCGCCGCTCCCCCGCGATCAACGGCTTGCGCGAGCAGGTGCTCAACGGCCACCTCGGCGAGGTCCGCCACTTCAACGGCCACTACTGGTGCGACTACGCGGCCAACCCGGACGCCCCGATCAGCTGGCGCTACGAGGGAGGTCTCGGCTCGGGCGCGCTGGCCGACATCGGCAGCCACCTCGTCGACCTGGGCGAGTTCTTCTGCGGCCCGCTGGAGTCGGTGCGGGGCACCGTGTTCTCCCAGGTGACCACGCGCCGCCCCAAGCCCGTCGGCGCGGTCGTCGGGCACGCGCTGGCCGAGGTCGGGACGGAGTTCGAGGACGTGGAGAACGAGGACCTCGCCACGTTCACCGCGACGTTCGCGAACGGCGCCACCGGGACCTTCTCCGTCTCGCGCATCGCGCACGGCCTGCCCAACGGGCTGGGTTTCGAGATCTTCACCGAGAACGGCGCGGGGGCGTTCGACCTGAACCGCACGGGCGAGTTCACCATCGCCGACAGCACCGCACCGGGAGCCATCAACGGGTACCGCCAGGTCCTCGTCGGCCCCGAGCACCCCTACCTGGCCGGTGGGGTCCCGATGGACTTCCCGAGCGTCGGGCACGGCCAGAGCGACTTCTTCACCTTCCAGTGCCGGGCGTTCCTCAACGAGGTCGCCGGCGGCGTCGGCACCCCGATCGGCGCACTGCCCGTCGTCCCGCCGATGTCCCACGGCCTGCACAACCTGCGCGTGCTGGACGCCGTCACCCGGGCCGCCACCGGCACGGGCGAGACCGTCCCCGTCGACTGA